ACAACCTGAATAGATTTACGTTTCATTCTTTTACCAGTTCGAATATAAAATGGTACGCCTGCCCATCTGAAGTTATCAATCATCACTTTACCTGAAACGAAAGTAGGGGTATCAGAATCATCTGCTACACGATCTTCTTCTCTATAACCGACTACAGATTGACCATTGATTTCTCCTTCACCATATTGTCCTCTGACAAAGTTAGTTCTTACATCTTCAGCACCAAGAGGGTGTAGTGATTTAAGTACTTTAACTTTTTCAGCGCGAATGTCAGCACTGTTCAGACTAATAGGCGGCTCCATTGCTAATAATGCTACCATTTGCAACATGTGGTTTTGAACCATATCTTTCAAAGCACCACTTGTTTCATAATAACCGCCACGATCTTCAACACCGAGAACTTCGGATGAAGTAACTTGGATATTAGAAATATATTTATTGTTCCATAATGGTTCAAACATAGCATTTGCAAATCTTAAAACTTCTATATTTTGTACCATATCTTTACCTAAATAATGGTCGATACGATAAATTTCTTCTTCTTTGAATGATTTACGGATTTGTTTATTTAACTTTTCTGCTGAAGCTAAATCACTACCGAAAGGTTTTTCAATAACTAATCGTTTAAATCCACGTGTTTTAGTCAACCCTGAGGATTTCAAATAATCAGTAACTACGCCGAAGAAGTTAGGAGCCATTGCTAAGTAGAAGAGACGGTTGCCTTCTAAACCAAATTCAGAATCTAATTGATTACTGAATTGCAATAATTCGTCATAACTTTGTTCGTCACTAACATCATGTTTAAAGTAGAATACATGTTCCATAAATTGATCAAGATGTTTTGTATCTTTTACGTGAGCTTGTATTGATGCTTTAACTTGTTTGCGAAATTCATCGTTAGAATAATCTCGCCGGCCAATACCAATGATTGCAACATGTTGATCTAAATTATCTTGTTGGTATAGGTGAAAGAGCGATGGAAAAAGTTTGCGATGACTTAAATCGCCGGTTGCTCCAAATATTGTAATCAAACATGGTATATGCTTTCTTTTATTACTCAAGATTCAAAACCTCAATTCTTAATAAGTTATGCTATTATTATAGACTATGCAGAAATGTTATAACACATTTTTGCTTAAATTTGTACGTGAACGCTGATATATTATTATGGTACACTTACGAATAGAGAGGAGCGTTGTTATGGAAATTACATTTCTCGGTACAGGCGCCGCTTTGCCGACCAAAGAACGCAATACACAAGCTATAGCGCTCAACTTGGAACCATATTCTAATTCTATCTGGCTCTTTGATGCAGGGGAAGGGACACAACATCAAATTCTGCATCATTCTATTAAACTCGGAAAAATTAATCATATCTTTATAACGCATATGCATGGCGATCATATCTATGGATTGCCAGGCATATTGACCAGTCGTTCTTTCCAAGGCGGCGAAAATAAACCTTTAACAATAGTAGGTCCTAGAGGTATCAAAGAATACATTGAGATCACACTGCAAGCTTCACTTTCACGTTTGAATTATCCAATTACCTTTATTGAAATTGATGAACAGTTGCATTACCAACATGAAGGCATTACAGTTACTGCGTACCATCTGAATCATGGTGTACCTTCGTTCGGTTATCGTATTGAAGCACCGACTACACCAGGAAAAATAAATGTTGCTGCCTTACGTGAAATTGGAATGGAACCTGGACCAAAATATCAAGAAGTAAAAGATTCTGAGACCTTTATTTTCAATGATAAAATCTATCAATCTTCAGAATTTAAAGGGGAAGCAAAAGTTGGTCCGAAAATCGCAATTTTCGGAGATACAATGCCGTGTGAAAATGAACTTAAAATCGCACACGGAGTCGATGTTCTTGTCCATGAATCTACATATATAGATGGCGATAGAACATTAGCAGATAACCATCATCATAGTCATATTGCTGACGTTTTATCTTTGCTAGAAGAATCAGAAGCGAAACAAGCATTATTAAATCATATCAGCAATCGTTACAATCTAAATGATATAGATAAGCTCTATGCTGAGTTACAGAATCAATACCCAGATTTAAAATTTAAATTTGTCAGAGATTTTGATACTTTTACAATCTAAAAAGAACCGCTGAAGCAGAGGATGAATAGATTCAACTCTTTTTAGCGGTTCTTCATATATATTATTCTTTATTTGAAAGTTCTTTACTACGTTTAACAGCAGCTTTAAAACAATCCTCGAATATACCTTCGATATCATGTTGAGATAAAGCATCAAGGCCGGCCTGTGTTGTACCACCTTTAGACGTCACGTTTTGTCTTAATTGTTCCATGCTCAAATCAGAACGTTCAATCATTTTACCAGTACCGATGATTAAATTACGGATAGATTCTTCAACTTCTTCTTTGTCTAATCCTAATCTCACGCCCGCTTCTACATACTTCTCAAATACATGATACAAGAAAGCAGGACCGCTTCCAGTAATCGCCGTAACTTGATGCAACGCGTCTTCTTGAACTTCAAGTTCTGAACCAAACGCATTCACAATATCGACGACTTTTTGACGTGCGTCTTCAGGATAATTTTTCGAGAAACTCAATCCAGTGACTGAATGACCTACTTGAGCATTAGTATTCGGCATAATTCTGGCAATTGGATTATCATGTTCCAATTCTTTTCTGATATATTGAATTGAAATGCCAGCCATTATAGAAATAAATTTATTTTGATCAGTAATGTATGGACGAATACGGTCGGCCAATGATTCGAAATCATAAGGCTTTGTACCTAGAAAAACAAAGTCTGCATCTGCTAGTAACGCAGCATCATCATAACTATAATTCACACCTAATTCATCAGCATACCCTTTAAGAACCGCTTCATTCGAACGATTCGTAATATAAATATCATTAGGATCAATTACGTTAGAATCAATGATACCTGCAAAAATAGCATGTGCCATATTGCCTGAACCATAAAATACAATTTTCATTATTGAATAGCACTCCCTGTATTAGTAATAAGATATTTTATATGATAGCACAATTCATGCACATATTTGACACAACAATGTTATTATTTACCTGTTATGGTGTTAATCAAACATCTTTGAAGTTATAAACAGGAGGTAATTCACGCTATGGAGAACTTAATTGGAAAGCATTTTGTCATTACAGGAGGGACAAGCGGGCTAGGCTACGCTTTAACAAAAGTACTACTGGAAAGGGGAGCAAAGGTGACCCTCCTCGTCAGAAGTATGACTAAATTCAAGCAAACTTTTTTTCCGCATAACACACATTTACTTCAGGCAGTGCAATGTGATTTGAACTCAGCAGAACAAATTAAACGTTTGGACTTTGCGCATGCAACAATTAATGGCCTTATACATAGTGCTGGTTTAGGTTATTTCAAGTCAATCAGTGCACATAGCGAAGAAGAGATGCTTGAGACATACAGAATCAATGTCGTTCATTTCAACATCTTATTAAATCATTTGGCTCATAGTTTTTCAGAACATCCTTATATTATAGGCATCAGCAGTTTAGCTGCACACTCTACACAAGCTCATAGCGGCCATTATGCAGCAAGTAAAGCTGCCTTCAACCAAGTATTGAATACTTATCGTCTCGAGCATCCGAATTATCATATTTTAACAGTGAACGCAGGGCCTATTCGTACGCCTTTCCATGCAAAAGCAGATCCTACCTTGAAGTATGCAACTCAAGTGGACAAGTTGATGTTAGACCCTGATAAACTAGCCAACCAAATAATAATCTATATGCTGCGTAATAAAGCTGAGTTAAATGCACCCAAATGGCTGAACAGTTTACTTAAATTATACCAATTAGCACCCAGAAAGTTAGAACGCGCTTTTCCAAAATTATTTAATAATAAAAAAGAGTGACATATTAGGGGGGGTTCCCAATAACATGCCACTCCATCTGGTTTTCTATTAATTTAAATGATTTGTGTAATGAAGGTCTTTTACACGTTTACGAGCTGCTTGAATACGATTAAAATCTACTTCTGTATTAAGATTTCTTACATTTTCTTCAAGTTGTTCTACGCTACTTGCGCCTGCAATAATAGATCCAAGCACATCTTGAGCACGGGAATAATTAAACGTCAATGCTGTTAAGTTATGTTCAATTTCTTTTAGAGAAGCAATCGTACTGCCTAATTCTTGATAACTGTAATCAAAAATACCGTCATTGAATTTATCATCTAAAGCTTGATTGCTAGAAGAAGTTAACAATCCTTTAAACACTGGACCACGTGCTAAGAGTTTTACGCCTTTTTTGTGTGCTGCTTGGAATAAATCTTCAGGACGATTATCAATTAAATTAAATTGCGCCATCCATGTATCGATATCACTATGCTCTAAATAATAATTGATAACGTTAGGGCGAATAGAAGATATCCCATATGCACGAATTAGACCTTCTTTCTTCAATTCATCAAATGCACTGATTGTTTCATCTAGTGGATCATCAATCGTACCGCCATGAAGTTGATATAAATCCAACTCATCTACGCCAAGGTTTTTCAATGAATGCTTAACGCTTTCTTTAATGTGTTTTTTAGAAGGATCCCAGAAAGTAGTGCCGTCTGCTTTCAGATGATTTCCTACCTTAGTGCCGATAACAATGTCATCCGTATTTTGATAAGGTTTCAGAATTTCACCGACTAATTTCTCATTTATCCCTTTATCATACATATCAGCTGTATCAAAATAAGTAATTCCTAATTCAATTGCACGTTCAATAATAGCTTGTGCATGCTTCTTTTCTGTTCCTAGGCTCATACACCCTAAACCTAATTCAGATATCTCTAATCCGCTCTTCAAAACATTCTTTTGCATGTTTCTACTCCTTTCGATACACTTTAATTGTCTAACAATCCTAGTTTAGCAATAAATCAAAATAGTTAAAAGGAACGTGATTATAATGGACTTAACAGAAAAAACACTTAGTAAAAAACATATCTATTCAGGAAAAATTATTGATGTTGATGTCGATGAAGTACAGTTGCCGAACGGAGATACATCCAAACGAGAGATTGTAAACCACTCAGGAGCTGTAGCAGTTTGTGCGCTTACACCTGAAAATAAAGTCGTATTTGTGAAACAATATCGTAAACCAGTTGAAAAAGTATTATTAGAAATTCCAGCCGGAAAATTAGAGGAGGGGGAAGATCCTGAGGAAGCTGCACATCGCGAATTAGAAGAAGAAACAGGATATATCGCTGAAAGTTTAGAATTAATTGCAGATGTTTATACTTCTCCAGGCTTCGCAAATGAGAAAATCTCCATTTATTTTACAGATAAGTTGAAGAAAGGAAATGTCCATTTAGACCCTGATGAATTTGTCGAACAAGTAGAGTTAAGTATTGATGAAATCAATGATTTAGTAGCAAACTTAGAAATTACAGATTCAAAAACTTTAATAGCTCTTCAACATCTATTATCAAATTATAATCATTCTAAATAAAGAGTGAGAATGAGTTGCTTTTTTAACAAAATACTGGTAATTTAATAATTGAGTCATTAAACAAATTAAAATGATTATAATTATTAGTAGAGGAGTGAGGCTTCCGTGGAAGAACGTTTAAAACGCGTGAAGCAGCAATTACAACAATCATCTTATAAATTAACTCCACAACGTGAAGCAACTTTAAGAGTTTTGATTGAGAATGAATCTGATCACCTTAGTGCTGAAGATGTCTATTTGAAAGTAAAGGACAAAGCGCCTGAAATCGGTTTGGCAACAGTGTATAGAACATTAGAGTTGCTTGCAGAGTTGAAGATCGTTGATAAGATCAACTTCGGAGATGGTGTATCTCGCTTTGATTTGAAAAAAGAAGGCGAAAAACACTTCCATCACCATTTAGTTTGCATGGAATGTGGCAAAGTTGAGGAAATTGCTGAAGATTTATTGCCGAAAGTTGAAGAACGCGTAGAAAATGAATTTAATTTTAAAATCTTAGATCATCGTCTTACATTTCATGGCATTTGCAATGAATGTCAACAAAAGAAAAAAGAAGTATGACAAGGTAAGAAGGTGAAGTGTGATGGAAACCAATTATGATGTGGTTATCGAAGAATACCTAAAATTTATTCAAATTGAAAAAGGATTAAGTGCGAATACAATCGGCGCTTATCGAAGAGATTTGAATAAATATAAAGAGTATCTGGTTTTAAAGAAAATTAATAATATAGACTTTATAGACCGTGAAATTATTCAACAATGCTTAGGATACTTGCATGATGATGGACATTCAGCTAAGTCTATTGCTCGTTTTATTTCAACTGTCAGAAGTTTTCATCAGTTTGCTTTAAGAGAACGTTATGCAGCGAAAGATCCGACTGTTTTAATTGAAACGCCTAAATATGAACGGCGCTTGCCTGATGTATTAGATGTTGAGGACGTACTCGCATTATTAGAAACACCCGATTTGTCAAAAAATAACGGTTACAGAGACCGCACCATTTTAGAATTATTGTATGCGACTGGAATGCGTGTGACAGAATTGATTCATGTGCGCGTTGAAGATGTCAATTTAATCATGGGATTTGTGCGAGTTTTCGGTAAAGGCAGCAAAGAACGTATTATTCCTTTAGGCGAGACTGTAATAGATTATTTAAAAAAATATATCGAAACAGTCAGACCGCAGTTGTTGAAACAAACAGTTACGGACGTTTTATTCTTAAATATGCATGGCAAACCTTTATCTAGACAAGGTATTTGGAAACTTATCAAACAATATGGCGTTAAAGCTAATATCAAAAAGAAACTGACACCGCACTCACTTAGACATTCATTTGCTACTCATTTACTCGAAAATGGTGCTGATTTAAGAGCGGTTCAAGAGATGTTGGGACATTCAGATATTTCGACTACACAGCTTTATACTCATGTCTCAAAATCACAAATCAGAAAAATGTATAACGAATTTCATCCTAGAGCTTAATCCGAAGATACTTAGTTTAGCTATAAAGAAATCTTTAATTGCAGGTTTCTTCATAGCTATTTTTTAATTTTTAGAAAGGTACAAAATAATCATTCTCCCTCTATATTATTATTATCTTTCTGCCATTTTAATTTACTTCTTTTTAACGCTTCTATTCTAGCTTGTTCTACCTCATGTCGATCTCTTAATAAATGATGGTCATAAATATACGGTCTTTCATTAATATAGGTCATCACTGTATAATATGGATAACATTGCTGCAGTTTCTTAATAGTTGTAGCGAGAAGAGGTAATTCGATAACTTGGAAACTGCATTGTTGGCTAGCATTTTCACATAATTGTGTGAGCAAATCCAAATAGGCCTGATGCTTTACTCCTAAGGTTTCCATATTGTTATTCTGATAATCTGCTACACGGTACGCCCGTTTAAATAAAGTTGCCGCACCTTTGTAGTTGCCACGACGATAATGATAACATCCTGTTGCGCATAATATCAGACTGACTACAGCATCTTTTTTAGAATAGGAAGATTGCGCTTTCCATGCTTCTTCTAAAATGTCATGACATAAAAAATAATGTTGTTTAGCATGAAATTGATAAAAATAAGATAGTAATGCTTCTTCCATTGTCTTCACCTCCTGCTTCTGATTTATTTTATTAGACTATTCATGTATAATATTTTACTGAATGACAAACGTAACATGCAATTAAAGGAGAACGAAATGTACGAAGTTAAACTAGATGCTTTCAATGGGCCCTTGGACTTATTGCTTCATT
Above is a genomic segment from Staphylococcus piscifermentans containing:
- the rnz gene encoding ribonuclease Z, whose protein sequence is MEITFLGTGAALPTKERNTQAIALNLEPYSNSIWLFDAGEGTQHQILHHSIKLGKINHIFITHMHGDHIYGLPGILTSRSFQGGENKPLTIVGPRGIKEYIEITLQASLSRLNYPITFIEIDEQLHYQHEGITVTAYHLNHGVPSFGYRIEAPTTPGKINVAALREIGMEPGPKYQEVKDSETFIFNDKIYQSSEFKGEAKVGPKIAIFGDTMPCENELKIAHGVDVLVHESTYIDGDRTLADNHHHSHIADVLSLLEESEAKQALLNHISNRYNLNDIDKLYAELQNQYPDLKFKFVRDFDTFTI
- a CDS encoding NUDIX hydrolase → MDLTEKTLSKKHIYSGKIIDVDVDEVQLPNGDTSKREIVNHSGAVAVCALTPENKVVFVKQYRKPVEKVLLEIPAGKLEEGEDPEEAAHRELEEETGYIAESLELIADVYTSPGFANEKISIYFTDKLKKGNVHLDPDEFVEQVELSIDEINDLVANLEITDSKTLIALQHLLSNYNHSK
- a CDS encoding DUF309 domain-containing protein — encoded protein: MEEALLSYFYQFHAKQHYFLCHDILEEAWKAQSSYSKKDAVVSLILCATGCYHYRRGNYKGAATLFKRAYRVADYQNNNMETLGVKHQAYLDLLTQLCENASQQCSFQVIELPLLATTIKKLQQCYPYYTVMTYINERPYIYDHHLLRDRHEVEQARIEALKRSKLKWQKDNNNIEGE
- the zwf gene encoding glucose-6-phosphate dehydrogenase → MSNKRKHIPCLITIFGATGDLSHRKLFPSLFHLYQQDNLDQHVAIIGIGRRDYSNDEFRKQVKASIQAHVKDTKHLDQFMEHVFYFKHDVSDEQSYDELLQFSNQLDSEFGLEGNRLFYLAMAPNFFGVVTDYLKSSGLTKTRGFKRLVIEKPFGSDLASAEKLNKQIRKSFKEEEIYRIDHYLGKDMVQNIEVLRFANAMFEPLWNNKYISNIQVTSSEVLGVEDRGGYYETSGALKDMVQNHMLQMVALLAMEPPISLNSADIRAEKVKVLKSLHPLGAEDVRTNFVRGQYGEGEINGQSVVGYREEDRVADDSDTPTFVSGKVMIDNFRWAGVPFYIRTGKRMKRKSIQVVVEFKEVPMNLYYEKDKHLDSNLLVINIQPNEGVSLHLNAKKNVQGIETEPVQLSYSMSAQDKMNTVDAYENLLFDCLKGDATNFTHWEELKSTWKFVDAIQEEWDQVIPEFPNYKSGTNGPLDSELLLSRDGFHWWDDIH
- a CDS encoding SDR family NAD(P)-dependent oxidoreductase, which encodes MENLIGKHFVITGGTSGLGYALTKVLLERGAKVTLLVRSMTKFKQTFFPHNTHLLQAVQCDLNSAEQIKRLDFAHATINGLIHSAGLGYFKSISAHSEEEMLETYRINVVHFNILLNHLAHSFSEHPYIIGISSLAAHSTQAHSGHYAASKAAFNQVLNTYRLEHPNYHILTVNAGPIRTPFHAKADPTLKYATQVDKLMLDPDKLANQIIIYMLRNKAELNAPKWLNSLLKLYQLAPRKLERAFPKLFNNKKE
- the proC gene encoding pyrroline-5-carboxylate reductase, with the translated sequence MKIVFYGSGNMAHAIFAGIIDSNVIDPNDIYITNRSNEAVLKGYADELGVNYSYDDAALLADADFVFLGTKPYDFESLADRIRPYITDQNKFISIMAGISIQYIRKELEHDNPIARIMPNTNAQVGHSVTGLSFSKNYPEDARQKVVDIVNAFGSELEVQEDALHQVTAITGSGPAFLYHVFEKYVEAGVRLGLDKEEVEESIRNLIIGTGKMIERSDLSMEQLRQNVTSKGGTTQAGLDALSQHDIEGIFEDCFKAAVKRSKELSNKE
- a CDS encoding aldo/keto reductase, which encodes MQKNVLKSGLEISELGLGCMSLGTEKKHAQAIIERAIELGITYFDTADMYDKGINEKLVGEILKPYQNTDDIVIGTKVGNHLKADGTTFWDPSKKHIKESVKHSLKNLGVDELDLYQLHGGTIDDPLDETISAFDELKKEGLIRAYGISSIRPNVINYYLEHSDIDTWMAQFNLIDNRPEDLFQAAHKKGVKLLARGPVFKGLLTSSSNQALDDKFNDGIFDYSYQELGSTIASLKEIEHNLTALTFNYSRAQDVLGSIIAGASSVEQLEENVRNLNTEVDFNRIQAARKRVKDLHYTNHLN
- the fur gene encoding ferric iron uptake transcriptional regulator — its product is MEERLKRVKQQLQQSSYKLTPQREATLRVLIENESDHLSAEDVYLKVKDKAPEIGLATVYRTLELLAELKIVDKINFGDGVSRFDLKKEGEKHFHHHLVCMECGKVEEIAEDLLPKVEERVENEFNFKILDHRLTFHGICNECQQKKKEV
- the xerD gene encoding site-specific tyrosine recombinase XerD; this translates as METNYDVVIEEYLKFIQIEKGLSANTIGAYRRDLNKYKEYLVLKKINNIDFIDREIIQQCLGYLHDDGHSAKSIARFISTVRSFHQFALRERYAAKDPTVLIETPKYERRLPDVLDVEDVLALLETPDLSKNNGYRDRTILELLYATGMRVTELIHVRVEDVNLIMGFVRVFGKGSKERIIPLGETVIDYLKKYIETVRPQLLKQTVTDVLFLNMHGKPLSRQGIWKLIKQYGVKANIKKKLTPHSLRHSFATHLLENGADLRAVQEMLGHSDISTTQLYTHVSKSQIRKMYNEFHPRA